The Streptomyces sp. NBC_01255 genome window below encodes:
- a CDS encoding NAD-dependent epimerase/dehydratase family protein — protein sequence MRVLLLGANGFIGRFVADRLLADPAVHLTALGRGDDADVRFDLASGSPGALTRFLDAVHPGVVVNCAGATRGGARELTRHNTIAVATVCEALRRSGCGARLVQVGCASEYGPSQPGSSTAEDAVPRPGGPYGVSKLAATELVLGSGLDAVVLRVFSPVGPGTPAGSPLGRLAEAMRRAMQAGDGELKLSGLGVQRDFVDVRDVARAVHAASLSAAQGVVNIGTGRAVRLRDAAAVLARVAGYTGNLHELDAPHGMPQRPMIGAPRTEGTIADQLAAAPYPYPDGCGPWQQADVRTARDRLGWRPQINLEESLADIWMEAACRI from the coding sequence ATGAGGGTGCTACTGCTCGGAGCCAATGGCTTCATCGGCCGTTTCGTCGCCGACCGGCTGCTCGCCGACCCGGCCGTCCACCTCACCGCCCTCGGCCGCGGCGACGACGCCGACGTGCGTTTCGACCTCGCCTCCGGCAGCCCGGGCGCGCTGACCCGCTTCCTCGACGCCGTCCACCCCGGGGTCGTCGTCAACTGCGCGGGCGCCACCCGCGGCGGCGCCCGCGAACTGACCCGGCACAACACCATCGCCGTCGCCACCGTCTGCGAGGCCCTGCGCCGCAGCGGCTGTGGCGCCCGGCTCGTGCAGGTCGGCTGCGCCTCGGAGTACGGGCCCAGCCAGCCCGGCTCCTCCACGGCCGAGGACGCCGTACCCCGCCCCGGCGGCCCGTACGGGGTGTCCAAGCTGGCCGCGACCGAACTCGTCCTCGGCTCAGGCCTCGACGCCGTCGTCCTGCGGGTGTTCTCGCCCGTCGGCCCCGGCACCCCCGCCGGCTCCCCGCTCGGCCGCCTCGCCGAGGCGATGCGCCGCGCGATGCAGGCCGGGGACGGCGAGCTCAAGCTCAGCGGACTCGGCGTGCAGCGGGACTTCGTCGACGTACGGGACGTGGCCAGGGCCGTCCACGCGGCCTCGCTCTCCGCCGCCCAGGGCGTCGTCAACATCGGCACCGGCCGCGCGGTCCGGCTCCGCGACGCCGCCGCCGTGCTCGCCCGGGTCGCCGGCTACACCGGCAACCTCCACGAGCTGGACGCCCCGCACGGCATGCCGCAGCGCCCGATGATCGGCGCGCCCCGCACCGAGGGGACCATCGCCGACCAGCTGGCCGCCGCCCCCTACCCGTACCCCGACGGCTGCGGCCCCTGGCAGCAGGCAGACGTCCGCACCGCCCGCGACCGGCTCGGCTGGCGGCCCCAGATCAACCTGGAGGAGTCCCTCGCCGACATCTGGATGGAGGCGGCGTGTCGCATCTGA
- a CDS encoding glycosyltransferase — protein MRIALLTEGGYPYAAGEAGLWCERLVHGLGQHQFDVYALGPTGTAAPLPPNARTVRTGDVSGPDADTTPGSRVERAAFGDDRASRRAYGRRERRRFTEGFHALATGLCAEHDETSFATGLHALADLARERGGLPGALRSDDAVRALEAACRAPGARRTAAAAGLPDHLAFVDHLERALRPLSLDWYEEEVLGAVDVCHATAGGTTALPGLLAKRFFGTPLLVTEYGVQLRAHYLSPAVADRSVPLRGLLASLHGRIAAETYRQAALLTPGNAHARRWQEKCGADRARIRTVHPGLAADRFAEVGEDEESGDPTTLVWVGRVEPAKDLVALLHAFAEIRARQPDVRLRIVAVPTGEPDADAYLTHCKGFAAQLFPDEAPGAHAVGENPVSFEELGGPEAPTLEDTYASAAVVVLSSVVEGFPTSLVEAMFCARATVSTDVGAVVEVIGGTGLVVPPRNPRALADACLALLREPERRYRLGAAARARALELFTVEQNLAAFRGIYLELLSHAPVRHRPGDGVPFAHPAEAHVPGSWTHQAVTAGTGAPDA, from the coding sequence GTGCGGATCGCACTGCTCACGGAGGGTGGCTACCCGTACGCCGCCGGTGAGGCCGGACTCTGGTGCGAACGGCTCGTACACGGGCTCGGGCAGCACCAGTTCGATGTCTACGCCCTCGGACCCACCGGCACCGCCGCCCCGCTGCCCCCGAACGCCCGGACCGTCCGCACGGGCGACGTGAGCGGCCCCGACGCCGACACCACCCCGGGGAGCCGCGTCGAGCGGGCCGCCTTCGGCGACGACCGCGCCTCCCGCCGCGCCTACGGACGGCGCGAGCGCCGCCGCTTCACCGAGGGCTTCCACGCCCTCGCCACCGGCCTCTGCGCCGAACACGACGAGACGTCCTTCGCCACCGGGCTCCACGCCCTCGCCGACCTCGCCCGCGAGCGCGGCGGACTGCCGGGCGCGCTCCGCTCCGACGACGCCGTCCGCGCCCTCGAAGCCGCCTGCCGCGCCCCCGGCGCACGCCGGACCGCGGCGGCGGCAGGCCTCCCCGACCACCTCGCCTTCGTCGACCACCTGGAGCGCGCCCTGCGCCCGCTCTCCCTCGACTGGTACGAGGAGGAGGTGCTCGGCGCCGTCGACGTCTGCCACGCCACCGCCGGCGGCACGACCGCGCTCCCCGGCCTCCTGGCCAAACGCTTCTTCGGGACGCCGCTCCTGGTCACCGAGTACGGCGTCCAGCTTCGCGCCCACTACCTCTCGCCGGCCGTCGCCGACCGCTCCGTCCCCCTGCGCGGCCTCCTCGCCTCGCTCCACGGCCGGATCGCCGCCGAGACCTACCGGCAGGCCGCGCTCCTCACCCCCGGCAACGCCCACGCCCGCCGCTGGCAGGAGAAGTGCGGCGCCGACCGCGCCCGTATCCGCACCGTCCACCCCGGCCTGGCCGCCGACCGCTTCGCCGAGGTCGGCGAGGACGAGGAGAGCGGCGACCCGACCACCCTCGTCTGGGTCGGCCGCGTCGAACCCGCCAAGGACCTCGTCGCCCTGCTCCACGCCTTCGCCGAGATCCGGGCCCGGCAGCCCGACGTCCGGCTGCGGATCGTCGCCGTGCCGACCGGCGAGCCCGACGCCGACGCGTACCTCACGCACTGCAAGGGGTTCGCGGCGCAGCTCTTCCCCGACGAGGCCCCGGGGGCGCACGCCGTCGGCGAGAACCCCGTCAGCTTCGAGGAGCTCGGCGGACCCGAGGCGCCCACGCTGGAGGACACGTACGCCTCTGCGGCGGTCGTCGTCCTCTCCAGCGTCGTCGAGGGCTTCCCGACCAGCCTCGTCGAGGCGATGTTCTGCGCCCGCGCCACCGTCTCGACCGACGTCGGCGCGGTCGTCGAGGTGATCGGCGGCACCGGCCTCGTCGTCCCGCCGCGCAACCCGCGCGCGCTCGCCGACGCGTGCCTCGCGCTGCTCCGGGAGCCCGAGCGCCGCTACCGGCTGGGCGCCGCCGCCCGCGCCCGCGCGCTCGAACTCTTCACCGTCGAACAGAACCTCGCCGCGTTCCGCGGCATCTACCTGGAGCTTCTCTCCCACGCGCCGGTGCGCCACCGCCCCGGGGACGGCGTGCCCTTCGCCCACCCGGCCGAGGCCCACGTGCCCGGCAGCTGGACGCACCAGGCCGTGACTGCGGGCACAGGAGCCCCCGATGCCTGA
- a CDS encoding ABC transporter ATP-binding protein, with amino-acid sequence MTPHSEGPLVEVRDLTVEFGRADDPVRAVDGLSFTLGEGRALALVGESGSGKSTVAAALLGLHRGTGARVTGSVRVGGIDVGTAGPAELRRLRGGVAAMVFQDPLSALDPYYAVGDQIAEVHRIHAGGSRRDARTRAVEVLDRVGIPDAARRSRSRPHEFSGGMRQRALLAMALACAPRIIVADEPTTALDVTVQAQILDLLHELRRETGTALLLVTHDVGVAAESVDDVLVMRGGREVERGPVAGVLGAPSEPYTRRLLGAVPRLDGPVRPAAPAPAGEPLLEALDLRREFGRGKSAVTAVDGVSLTVHAGETLGVVGESGSGKTTLGRMLVRLLDPTGGRLRYGGTEIGTLSDRELRPYRRELQMVFQDPVASLNPRRSVGESIADPLRAAGERDETRIRSRVRELLDRVGLEPDRHDAYPHEFSGGQRQRVGIARALAAEPRVVVCDEPVSALDVTTQAQVTALLAELQAELGLGLVFIAHDLAVVRQVSDRVAVMREGRIVEQGTVEEVYGAPQDPYTRRLLAAVPSLDPVLAAERRGRRRELAPA; translated from the coding sequence GTGACCCCGCACAGCGAAGGCCCCCTGGTGGAAGTCCGGGACCTCACCGTCGAGTTCGGCCGTGCCGACGACCCCGTACGGGCCGTGGACGGGCTCTCCTTCACCCTCGGCGAAGGCCGCGCCCTGGCCCTCGTCGGCGAGTCCGGCAGCGGCAAGTCCACCGTCGCCGCCGCCCTCCTCGGCCTCCACCGGGGGACGGGCGCGCGGGTCACCGGCTCCGTACGGGTCGGCGGCATCGACGTCGGCACCGCCGGCCCGGCCGAGCTGCGGAGACTGCGCGGCGGAGTCGCCGCGATGGTCTTCCAGGACCCGCTGTCCGCCCTCGACCCCTACTACGCCGTCGGCGACCAGATCGCCGAGGTCCACCGGATCCACGCCGGAGGCTCCCGCCGGGACGCCCGCACCCGCGCCGTGGAGGTCCTCGACCGGGTCGGCATCCCCGACGCGGCCCGCCGCTCCCGCTCCCGCCCCCACGAGTTCAGCGGCGGCATGCGCCAGCGCGCCCTCCTCGCGATGGCCCTCGCCTGCGCACCCCGGATCATCGTCGCCGACGAACCGACCACCGCCCTCGACGTCACCGTGCAGGCCCAGATCCTCGACCTGCTGCACGAGCTCCGGCGCGAGACGGGCACCGCACTGCTCCTCGTCACCCACGACGTGGGCGTCGCCGCCGAGAGCGTCGACGACGTGCTCGTCATGCGTGGCGGCCGCGAGGTCGAACGCGGGCCCGTCGCCGGGGTCTTGGGCGCCCCCTCGGAGCCGTACACGCGCAGGCTGCTCGGCGCCGTGCCCCGGCTCGACGGACCGGTGCGGCCCGCCGCCCCCGCGCCCGCCGGCGAACCGCTCCTCGAAGCACTCGACCTGCGGCGGGAGTTCGGACGCGGCAAGAGCGCGGTGACCGCCGTCGACGGCGTCTCCCTCACCGTCCACGCCGGTGAAACCCTCGGCGTCGTCGGGGAGTCCGGCAGCGGCAAGACCACCCTCGGCCGGATGTTGGTGCGGCTCCTCGACCCGACAGGGGGCCGGCTCCGTTACGGGGGTACGGAGATCGGCACCCTGTCGGACCGGGAGCTGCGCCCGTACCGCCGCGAACTCCAGATGGTCTTCCAGGACCCCGTCGCCTCCCTCAACCCGCGCCGTTCCGTGGGCGAGTCGATCGCCGACCCGCTGCGCGCGGCGGGGGAGCGCGACGAGACCCGGATCCGCTCCCGGGTACGGGAGCTGCTCGACCGGGTGGGGCTCGAACCCGACCGCCACGACGCCTACCCGCACGAGTTCAGCGGCGGCCAGCGGCAGCGCGTCGGCATCGCCCGCGCGCTCGCCGCCGAGCCCCGGGTCGTCGTCTGCGACGAACCGGTCTCCGCGCTCGACGTCACCACCCAGGCCCAGGTGACCGCGCTGCTCGCCGAGCTCCAGGCCGAACTCGGCCTCGGGCTCGTCTTCATCGCCCACGACCTCGCCGTCGTCCGGCAGGTCAGCGACCGGGTCGCCGTCATGCGCGAAGGCAGGATCGTCGAGCAGGGCACGGTCGAGGAGGTGTACGGCGCACCCCAGGATCCGTACACGCGCCGGCTGCTCGCCGCCGTTCCGTCCCTCGACCCGGTCCTCGCGGCCGAGCGCCGGGGGCGGCGCCGGGAACTGGCCCCGGCCTGA
- a CDS encoding ABC transporter permease: MTRYVLKRLAGAALVLLALSVLVYALFYVAPGDPARLACGERCNPQQIAQVRERLGLNESVVAQYLHFLQGVFAGRDYSTGTSVVHCDAPCLGLSYQNDQQVTRLILERLPATASLALGALVVWLVVGVGTGLLSALRRGGPTERVLTVLTLAATGTPVFILGLLLLMVVCAYLQWLPFPSYVPLGEDPEQWAWNMLLPWLTLGFFESAKYARLTRSSTLETLAEDHIRTFRAYGVGERTVVTRHALRGAIPPVVAVSAVDLGYVFGGAVLTESLFGIPGLGKTLLDGVRSIDLPVVVGVVMVMGVVVVLAGVVADLLYAAADRRVVLT, translated from the coding sequence ATGACCCGCTACGTCCTCAAGCGGCTCGCGGGTGCCGCGCTCGTCCTCCTGGCGCTCTCGGTCCTCGTGTACGCCCTCTTCTACGTGGCGCCCGGCGACCCCGCCCGGCTCGCCTGCGGGGAGCGCTGCAACCCCCAGCAGATCGCCCAGGTGCGCGAGCGGCTAGGCCTGAACGAGAGCGTCGTCGCTCAGTACCTGCACTTCCTCCAGGGCGTCTTCGCCGGCCGCGACTACTCCACCGGCACCTCCGTCGTGCACTGCGACGCGCCCTGCCTCGGACTCTCGTACCAGAACGACCAGCAGGTCACCCGGCTCATCCTGGAGCGGCTCCCGGCCACCGCCTCGCTCGCCCTCGGCGCGCTCGTCGTCTGGCTCGTCGTCGGCGTCGGCACCGGACTGCTCTCGGCGCTGCGCCGGGGCGGCCCCACCGAACGCGTCCTGACCGTGCTCACCCTCGCCGCGACCGGCACGCCCGTCTTCATCCTCGGGCTGCTGCTCCTCATGGTCGTCTGCGCCTACCTCCAGTGGCTGCCCTTCCCGAGCTACGTCCCCCTCGGCGAGGACCCCGAGCAGTGGGCGTGGAACATGCTGCTGCCCTGGCTGACCCTCGGCTTCTTCGAATCCGCCAAATACGCGCGTCTCACCAGGAGTTCCACCCTGGAGACGCTCGCCGAGGACCACATCCGCACCTTCCGCGCCTACGGCGTGGGGGAGCGGACCGTCGTCACCCGCCACGCGCTGCGCGGCGCCATCCCGCCGGTCGTCGCGGTCAGCGCCGTCGACCTCGGCTACGTGTTCGGCGGGGCGGTCCTCACCGAGTCCCTCTTCGGCATCCCCGGCCTCGGCAAGACCCTCCTCGACGGGGTGCGCTCGATCGACCTGCCGGTGGTGGTCGGCGTGGTCATGGTGATGGGCGTGGTCGTCGTCCTCGCCGGCGTCGTCGCCGACCTCCTGTACGCCGCCGCCGACCGAAGGGTGGTCCTGACGTGA